A genomic window from Sphingobacterium spiritivorum includes:
- the guaB gene encoding IMP dehydrogenase: MQLDPQKFVAEGLTYDDVLLIPAYSEILPRDVDTSTYLTKKIKLNIPLVSAAMDTVTGSDLAIAIAQAGGIGMLHKNMTITEQAAEVRKVKRSESGMIQDPVTLLETATVGDAFKIMSEHKIGGIPIIDGSGKLVGIVTNRDLRFQKDMKRPISELMTRDNLVVAPEGTDLVQAELILQNYKIEKLPVVNDEGLLKGLITFKDIQKYKHYPNAAKDSHGRLLVGAAVGVTPDTLDRVDALVKAGVDVVTIDTAHGHSKGVIDKLKLVKSTYPDLQVIVGNIATGAAAADLAAAGADAVKVGIGPGSICTTRIIAGVGVPQLYAVYEVAKALKGTGVPLIADGGIKQTGDIAKAIAAGASTIMAGSLFAGVEEAPGETIIYEGRKFKSYRGMGSIEAMEKGSKDRYFQDVEDDIKKLVPEGIVGRVPYKGTLAEVVYQYIGGLRASMGYCGAATISSLQEAQFVRITGAGLRESHPHNISITKEAPNYNSRG, translated from the coding sequence CGCGCGATGTAGACACGAGCACATATTTGACTAAAAAAATCAAGTTGAATATTCCTTTGGTCTCTGCCGCAATGGATACCGTAACAGGTTCTGACTTAGCTATTGCTATCGCTCAGGCCGGAGGTATCGGTATGCTGCATAAGAATATGACGATTACAGAGCAGGCTGCTGAAGTCCGTAAAGTGAAGCGTTCGGAAAGTGGTATGATCCAGGATCCGGTAACACTGCTGGAAACGGCTACTGTAGGTGATGCATTCAAAATCATGAGTGAACATAAGATCGGAGGTATTCCTATTATAGACGGATCAGGTAAATTGGTCGGGATTGTTACAAACAGGGATCTGCGTTTTCAAAAAGACATGAAACGTCCGATCAGCGAATTAATGACCCGTGATAATCTGGTTGTAGCTCCTGAAGGAACGGATCTGGTGCAGGCTGAACTGATACTTCAGAACTATAAAATTGAAAAACTTCCTGTCGTAAATGACGAAGGACTTCTGAAAGGGTTGATCACCTTTAAGGATATACAGAAATATAAGCATTACCCCAATGCTGCAAAAGATTCACATGGACGTCTGCTGGTCGGAGCTGCAGTAGGAGTCACTCCTGATACATTAGATCGTGTAGACGCTTTGGTAAAGGCAGGTGTAGATGTCGTCACTATTGATACTGCACATGGTCATTCAAAAGGAGTAATAGATAAGCTTAAATTAGTAAAATCAACGTACCCTGATCTTCAGGTTATCGTCGGAAATATTGCTACGGGTGCAGCAGCAGCTGATCTGGCAGCAGCAGGCGCAGACGCTGTAAAAGTAGGAATCGGTCCCGGTTCTATCTGTACTACACGTATTATAGCTGGTGTGGGGGTACCGCAGTTGTATGCTGTATACGAAGTTGCCAAAGCACTTAAAGGTACAGGAGTTCCTTTGATCGCTGACGGTGGTATCAAGCAGACAGGTGATATTGCAAAAGCTATTGCAGCGGGTGCAAGTACTATTATGGCTGGATCACTATTTGCTGGTGTAGAAGAGGCTCCGGGAGAAACGATTATATATGAAGGACGTAAGTTTAAATCATATCGTGGTATGGGATCTATTGAGGCCATGGAAAAGGGGTCCAAAGATCGTTACTTCCAGGATGTGGAAGATGATATTAAAAAGCTGGTTCCGGAAGGAATTGTAGGTCGTGTTCCTTATAAAGGTACGCTCGCTGAAGTAGTATACCAATACATCGGTGGTCTTCGTGCTTCAATGGGATACTGTGGAGCCGCAACAATTTCAAGTCTTCAGGAGGCACAGTTTGTAAGAATTACAGGAGCAGGACTTCGCGAGTCGCATCCGCATAATATTTCAATTACAAAAGAAGCTCCAAACTACAATAGCAGAGGCTAA